In the Paenibacillus sp. FSL H7-0357 genome, one interval contains:
- a CDS encoding peptidoglycan DD-metalloendopeptidase family protein, whose protein sequence is MRSISKMMAGTTVLAVLLSACGGENSMNNSPEASASASPTEEVAQVTPSASPEISKSGQQPVQPENLAGALLSGNFSGIYERFSPEFKQQISEDEVKEMGSAFIQGVTAFEPSTVMRLNGAEHRIWTSDEGDKGIIAVFDEAGVIHGLNITELTTYPETDKALTLTAMTLPFQGDWFVFWGGNNVLNNYHYEYESQRYAYDFVQEVNGLSYEGDPLRNESYHAFGKNVTAPADGIVTEVINDIPDNTPVGVMNEKEPPGNLVVIDHGGEYSFLAHLKQGSVTVKKGDSVKTGDIIGKLGNSGNSSEPHLHYQVSDGADLFGSRSLHIRWKDNLNPLKGQTVTGKAAANR, encoded by the coding sequence ATGCGAAGCATCAGCAAAATGATGGCCGGTACGACGGTCTTGGCCGTCTTATTATCAGCCTGTGGAGGAGAGAATTCGATGAATAACAGTCCGGAGGCATCAGCATCTGCCAGCCCCACAGAGGAGGTAGCACAAGTTACGCCTTCCGCATCCCCTGAAATCAGCAAAAGCGGACAACAGCCCGTACAGCCGGAGAATTTGGCCGGGGCCCTGTTAAGCGGCAATTTCAGCGGGATTTATGAGCGGTTCAGCCCTGAATTCAAGCAGCAAATCAGTGAAGATGAGGTCAAGGAGATGGGTTCGGCGTTTATTCAAGGGGTCACTGCCTTTGAGCCTTCCACCGTAATGCGGCTGAATGGCGCCGAACACCGGATATGGACAAGCGATGAGGGCGACAAGGGGATTATTGCTGTTTTTGATGAAGCGGGCGTCATTCACGGCCTGAACATCACGGAGCTGACCACCTATCCCGAGACAGATAAGGCATTGACCCTGACTGCCATGACGCTGCCGTTCCAAGGGGATTGGTTTGTATTCTGGGGCGGCAACAACGTGCTGAACAATTATCATTATGAGTACGAAAGCCAGCGCTACGCCTATGATTTCGTGCAGGAAGTGAATGGACTTTCATACGAAGGAGATCCGCTGCGCAATGAGAGCTACCATGCTTTCGGGAAGAATGTCACCGCCCCTGCTGACGGAATCGTCACCGAAGTCATAAATGATATCCCCGATAATACCCCTGTGGGCGTGATGAATGAAAAAGAACCCCCAGGCAATCTGGTCGTGATTGACCATGGCGGGGAATACAGCTTTTTGGCCCATCTGAAGCAAGGTTCGGTCACCGTAAAAAAAGGCGATTCAGTCAAAACGGGCGATATCATTGGGAAGCTTGGCAATTCCGGCAACTCCAGCGAGCCGCATCTGCATTACCAGGTATCGGACGGAGCCGACCTGTTCGGCTCCCGGTCCCTCCATATCCGGTGGAAGGACAATCTTAATCCGCTGAAGGGCCAGACTGTAACCGGCAAGGCCGCTGCAAACCGCTAA
- a CDS encoding ArsR/SmtB family transcription factor: MKILYHPDRKDIQLASVLYALSDPLRLYVVSEIRKHGEQACNSFNVPIAKSTMSHHARTLREAGVVHTRAQGTQRLLSLRSDDLEERFPGLLDSILEAYESAGESKLLFMEKTEEH, from the coding sequence ATGAAGATACTGTATCATCCGGACCGTAAAGACATTCAGCTTGCTTCGGTATTGTATGCGCTCAGCGATCCTCTTCGATTATATGTTGTTTCGGAAATCCGCAAGCATGGTGAACAGGCCTGCAACAGCTTTAATGTCCCTATCGCCAAATCGACCATGTCGCATCATGCCCGCACGCTGCGTGAGGCGGGAGTCGTCCACACCCGTGCCCAGGGAACACAGCGCCTGCTGTCGCTGCGCTCCGATGACCTGGAAGAGCGGTTCCCCGGCCTGCTGGATTCCATATTGGAGGCCTATGAATCGGCTGGTGAGTCAAAGCTGCTGTTTATGGAGAAGACGGAAGAGCACTAG
- a CDS encoding MFS transporter, with protein sequence MSSSSTYPPAVDSSASSVEATLPREGLLTVLFSVAIVLVIMNTAMFNLALPDVTETFGITAASASWIVTGYSIMFSIASITFSRLSDFLPIRRLLTIGLLTLGLAAIAGFFSSNFVFLLIVRIAQASGAGAVMSLSLVLFTRYVPLARRGKAMATIMSAVSLGLGLGPVAGGSIVEYLGWHWLFAVTAAILLLVPLFLVLLPREVPRRGSFDALGGLFLGIGTTGLLLFLTGGYWIALIAGVASLALFIRRIGSIPDPFVMPALFRDRSYLVLSLVGIASYLCSFATLFLLPQILTHRFGFSASHAGLVIFPGSLLAIIVSRGVGRIIDRYGNGGILRYAPLLVLTATVLFALLAAHSWIAVMLTYMIMSLSFTALSSSVSNEISRILPSAQIGSGMGLFQLLQFFSGAFSVALAASALEWQRGLSLSSAYSNIYWGLSLAAGIAILSAFMYRRSSRTGELADA encoded by the coding sequence ATGAGCTCAAGCTCTACATATCCACCTGCAGTGGACAGCTCAGCCTCTTCGGTGGAAGCCACTCTTCCACGGGAAGGGCTGCTGACCGTTCTGTTCAGTGTCGCCATTGTACTCGTTATAATGAATACCGCCATGTTCAACCTGGCATTGCCCGATGTGACTGAAACATTCGGTATCACGGCTGCATCTGCTTCCTGGATCGTAACCGGGTATTCAATCATGTTCTCCATTGCCTCCATCACATTCAGCCGGCTCTCCGACTTCCTGCCGATTCGCAGGCTGCTTACTATAGGTCTGCTGACGCTTGGTCTGGCGGCGATTGCCGGCTTCTTCAGTTCGAATTTCGTATTTCTGCTGATTGTACGTATTGCGCAGGCCTCCGGTGCAGGCGCGGTGATGTCCCTGTCACTCGTGCTGTTCACCCGCTATGTCCCGCTGGCCCGCCGCGGCAAAGCAATGGCGACCATCATGTCTGCGGTTTCGCTTGGCCTGGGTCTCGGTCCGGTGGCCGGCGGAAGTATCGTCGAATATCTCGGCTGGCACTGGCTGTTCGCCGTTACGGCCGCCATCCTGCTTCTGGTGCCGCTGTTTCTGGTGCTGTTGCCCAGAGAAGTGCCCCGCCGCGGTTCATTCGACGCGCTCGGCGGACTGTTTCTCGGCATTGGAACGACCGGCCTTCTGCTGTTTCTGACCGGCGGATACTGGATTGCGCTGATCGCCGGAGTGGCCTCCCTTGCCCTGTTCATCCGCCGCATTGGCAGCATTCCCGATCCGTTCGTAATGCCTGCACTGTTCCGTGACCGGTCCTATCTGGTCCTGTCGCTGGTCGGAATCGCTTCTTATTTATGCAGCTTTGCCACCTTGTTTCTGCTGCCGCAGATTCTGACCCACCGCTTCGGCTTCAGTGCAAGCCACGCCGGGCTGGTTATCTTTCCGGGGTCACTGCTGGCGATTATCGTCTCCCGGGGGGTAGGACGGATTATTGACCGATATGGCAATGGGGGCATTCTGCGATATGCGCCGCTCCTTGTGCTAACCGCCACCGTCCTGTTTGCTTTGCTCGCCGCGCACTCCTGGATTGCGGTCATGTTGACCTATATGATTATGAGCCTGTCCTTTACGGCGTTGTCCAGCAGTGTATCCAATGAAATCTCGCGGATTCTCCCTTCTGCCCAGATCGGCTCCGGTATGGGATTGTTTCAGCTGCTTCAGTTTTTCAGCGGGGCATTCAGCGTAGCTCTGGCAGCCAGCGCCCTGGAGTGGCAGCGCGGATTATCGCTTTCGTCCGCTTACTCTAACATCTACTGGGGACTTTCACTTGCCGCAGGAATTGCTATTCTTTCAGCCTTTATGTACCGCCGTAGCAGCCGGACCGGAGAACTGGCAGATGCTTAA
- a CDS encoding CxxH/CxxC protein, with product MYVVCKEHVELAIDKFVDEYEDAPDIVDLKETEFSDWDPPAKCAECEKNAEYLVV from the coding sequence ATGTACGTAGTGTGTAAGGAACATGTGGAGCTGGCCATCGACAAGTTTGTAGACGAGTACGAGGATGCACCGGATATTGTGGATCTGAAGGAAACCGAGTTCTCGGACTGGGACCCGCCGGCGAAATGTGCGGAATGCGAGAAAAATGCGGAGTATTTGGTGGTCTAG
- a CDS encoding M3 family oligoendopeptidase translates to MDLTWDLESLYPSFQSDQFQADLKLAETLASGLKAWAALHLKDNDNAAKQTEEFLERYNAFKRVYLCLFSYAELVFSSDSGNAEAVNSMDELEDTAAGAGEALVSFSKWLAQVSAEDLENIIQSSDYLAGHAFYLRQLQRQSQYLLSEEAETVIARMQNTGAKAWERLYMRTLSTLRADVEMEGAIRSLSLSELRNLVYDSDPRVRKAAYEAEAGVCRSVAEQSAACLNAVCGEAAAVYELRGYASPLHKVLAASRMDQETLEVMLQAIEESLPVFGQYYLQKAKLLGHTGPLPFYDIFAPVGGESSSRITYPQAQELIVAGFSTFSAELGEFARKVFTRRWIDAEPRAGKGNYGLCVDIFPIGESRIMTSFTGSYMDVSVLAHEIGHAYHSSCLAGETMVNTDYPIPIAETASIFCESLIHQALLQSAPEEEMLPILERSLSDAGYFIVDFYARYLFESRLYNRRKSGALTVEELNSLMLEAMTAAYGDSVAPESIHPYQWISKAGYYMTGNEFLNFPYSFGLLFSKGLYAQYKKRGGDFVNQYQSFLAASSRTTIADAAELMDIDVHSLEFWRDALALIAEDILQFGRGSSFLPGSVVEQ, encoded by the coding sequence ATGGACTTAACATGGGACCTGGAGAGCCTGTACCCCTCATTCCAGTCAGATCAATTTCAAGCGGACCTTAAACTTGCGGAGACCCTTGCCAGCGGCCTCAAGGCATGGGCGGCTCTTCATTTAAAGGATAACGATAATGCGGCCAAACAAACGGAAGAGTTCCTGGAGCGTTACAATGCGTTCAAAAGAGTATATCTCTGCCTGTTCAGTTATGCGGAGCTGGTCTTCAGCAGTGACAGCGGCAATGCAGAAGCAGTGAATAGCATGGATGAACTGGAGGATACCGCAGCCGGTGCCGGCGAAGCGTTGGTAAGCTTCAGCAAATGGCTGGCCCAAGTGAGCGCGGAGGATCTGGAGAACATCATACAATCTAGCGATTATCTTGCCGGACATGCCTTTTATCTGCGCCAGCTTCAGCGGCAGTCACAGTATTTGCTCAGTGAAGAGGCTGAGACGGTCATTGCCCGGATGCAGAATACCGGCGCCAAAGCTTGGGAAAGGCTGTATATGAGAACCTTGTCTACATTGCGCGCGGATGTGGAAATGGAAGGTGCGATTCGTAGTTTGTCTCTATCGGAACTGCGAAATCTGGTCTATGACAGTGATCCACGGGTTAGAAAAGCAGCGTATGAGGCTGAGGCCGGGGTTTGCCGGAGCGTGGCGGAACAGAGTGCGGCCTGCCTCAATGCCGTGTGCGGAGAAGCGGCAGCAGTCTATGAGCTGAGAGGGTATGCTTCGCCGCTGCATAAGGTGCTGGCAGCTTCGCGCATGGATCAAGAGACGCTCGAAGTCATGCTTCAGGCTATAGAGGAAAGCCTGCCGGTCTTCGGGCAGTACTATCTCCAAAAAGCAAAGCTCCTGGGACATACGGGGCCGCTGCCGTTCTATGATATCTTTGCTCCGGTTGGCGGGGAGTCTTCTTCCAGAATTACCTATCCGCAAGCGCAGGAGCTTATTGTAGCCGGATTCAGCACGTTCAGTGCAGAACTGGGAGAGTTTGCCCGCAAAGTGTTCACCCGGCGCTGGATTGATGCTGAGCCAAGAGCGGGGAAAGGGAATTACGGCCTGTGCGTAGATATCTTTCCGATCGGAGAGAGCCGGATTATGACAAGTTTTACCGGAAGTTATATGGATGTTAGCGTGCTGGCGCATGAAATTGGACATGCGTACCACAGCAGCTGCCTCGCCGGGGAGACGATGGTCAATACCGATTATCCGATACCAATTGCCGAGACGGCATCGATCTTTTGCGAGAGTCTTATCCATCAGGCGCTGCTTCAGTCTGCCCCGGAGGAAGAAATGCTGCCTATCCTGGAACGGAGCCTTTCCGACGCCGGATATTTTATCGTTGATTTCTACGCCCGCTACCTGTTCGAAAGCCGGCTGTATAATAGAAGGAAATCAGGAGCGTTAACTGTTGAGGAGCTTAACAGTCTGATGCTGGAGGCAATGACTGCCGCTTATGGTGACAGTGTCGCTCCGGAATCGATTCATCCATACCAGTGGATCAGCAAAGCCGGATATTATATGACAGGCAACGAGTTTCTGAATTTCCCTTATTCGTTCGGGCTGCTGTTCTCCAAAGGACTATATGCACAGTATAAGAAGCGGGGCGGGGATTTTGTGAACCAGTATCAATCCTTCCTGGCAGCCAGCAGCAGAACAACCATCGCGGATGCCGCGGAACTGATGGACATTGATGTGCATTCACTGGAGTTCTGGCGGGATGCGCTGGCTCTCATTGCAGAGGATATCCTGCAGTTTGGGAGAGGTAGTTCCTTTTTGCCGGGAAGTGTGGTAGAACAATAG
- a CDS encoding DUF2252 domain-containing protein translates to MINESITEGVIRTRTKLRKDLLISIFDEFDGTIMGLTPWKRTEKYLKMSLSPFSFYRGSSYLFYFDATRQYFPYHTSAERPTWIQGDLHFENFGAFRSEDGSIVYDVNDFDEGYVGSYLYDILRMAGSIALVGRQLGYGEAEQLNVIEGFVQAYSRGIRRFSQGKDNPGNFVLNENGAKGPVKKLLRKLEKRRQGHFLEKVTSQMQSGRVFLENSELAVPEVEEQTLLEKAWSFYMQTIVARSWNDDHYRMKDIAVKHGSGTASIGLDRYYILIEGGSSQEDTDDTILEVKEVRVPVPAYFMPYSESFWSSFGHQGKRVAATQQAMHHKADPYLGFLTMDGRDFYVRERSPYKKSLKLKDIATVDDMLQVVEVMGSLTAKMHARADADVDQGILSYHSEKEIAKAMGPDPDAFARYISQWAYGYATQVEKDFVMFTEWVKERFGEEAEVPQVE, encoded by the coding sequence ATGATCAATGAATCCATAACCGAGGGTGTCATTCGTACCCGTACGAAACTCCGCAAAGATCTGCTAATCTCCATTTTTGACGAATTCGACGGCACCATTATGGGCCTGACTCCCTGGAAGCGGACAGAAAAGTACCTGAAGATGTCGCTCAGCCCTTTTTCATTCTACCGGGGCAGCTCTTATCTATTCTATTTTGACGCCACAAGGCAATACTTTCCCTACCACACTTCGGCGGAGCGCCCGACCTGGATTCAAGGGGACCTGCATTTTGAGAATTTCGGGGCTTTCCGCAGCGAAGATGGCTCTATCGTATATGACGTCAATGATTTCGATGAGGGTTATGTCGGCTCCTATCTGTACGATATATTGCGTATGGCAGGCAGTATTGCGCTTGTCGGGCGGCAGCTGGGGTACGGGGAGGCAGAGCAGCTTAACGTAATCGAGGGTTTTGTGCAGGCCTATTCCAGAGGGATCCGCCGGTTCAGCCAAGGCAAGGACAACCCCGGCAACTTCGTACTGAATGAGAACGGGGCCAAAGGGCCGGTGAAGAAGCTGCTCCGCAAGCTGGAGAAACGCCGCCAGGGTCATTTTCTGGAAAAGGTTACGTCCCAAATGCAGAGCGGCAGAGTATTTCTGGAGAACTCCGAGCTGGCTGTTCCAGAGGTAGAGGAGCAAACGTTGCTGGAGAAGGCCTGGAGTTTCTATATGCAGACCATTGTCGCCCGCAGCTGGAATGACGATCATTACCGGATGAAGGACATTGCTGTCAAACATGGCTCGGGCACTGCATCCATCGGGCTGGACCGTTACTATATATTGATCGAAGGCGGAAGCAGTCAAGAAGATACCGACGATACCATTTTGGAAGTAAAAGAGGTTCGTGTGCCAGTCCCGGCTTATTTCATGCCTTATTCCGAGTCTTTCTGGAGCTCATTCGGACATCAAGGGAAACGTGTGGCGGCCACACAGCAGGCGATGCATCACAAAGCTGATCCCTATCTGGGCTTTCTGACGATGGATGGCCGGGATTTTTATGTCCGCGAACGCTCCCCGTATAAAAAAAGCCTGAAGCTCAAAGACATCGCAACTGTAGACGATATGCTCCAGGTTGTTGAAGTCATGGGCAGCCTAACGGCCAAAATGCATGCCAGAGCCGACGCCGATGTGGACCAAGGAATCCTCTCCTACCACAGCGAGAAGGAAATTGCCAAAGCGATGGGCCCGGACCCTGATGCTTTTGCCCGCTATATTTCCCAATGGGCTTACGGTTATGCCACCCAGGTGGAGAAAGACTTCGTGATGTTTACAGAATGGGTGAAGGAGCGGTTTGGAGAGGAAGCGGAAGTGCCTCAGGTGGAGTAG
- the cydC gene encoding thiol reductant ABC exporter subunit CydC, with translation MKREGWFAPYVSPYFWRFLLIIVLGALTIFSASSLMYTSGFLISKASIPPENILMIYVPIVGVRTFGTSRAVIHYAERLVSHDTILRILSKMRIRLYNILEPQALFLSSRFRTGDILGMLADDIEYLQNVYLRTVFPSIIALLIYAAAVISIGTFDVAFALLMGLYMLVLVVVLPLISLLLTQKRQRQVKQERNRLYQKLTDAVLGMGDWVISGRQGQFVETYEADERAVAHTDGALRRWARLRMFIGQAVVGIGVLSMLYWAAGQFADGAIAGTLIAAFVLVVFPVADAFLPVSEAVEKIPQYRNSLERLSGVEAAEGSMAGAAPDSGKADTARHVDAAVKAIKETGLAPIRLENAGYRYAAGDDWSIRNLTLDIPQGRKIAVIGRSGAGKSTLLKVIQGVISPSVGSATIKGIEASAYGERIPQLIAVLNQSPHLFDTTVANNIRLGNPDASDEDIKQAAKLAKLDTLISSLPEGYNTAVREAGQRFSGGERQRIALARILLQNTPVVVLDEPTVGLDPRTERDLLATMFEAMEGKTLIWVTHHLVGAEQMDEVIFMENGFVEMRGTHAELMDKEPRYRKLYELDRPSGFVNTAAGE, from the coding sequence TTGAAACGTGAAGGATGGTTTGCTCCCTATGTCTCCCCTTATTTCTGGCGGTTTTTGCTGATTATCGTGCTGGGTGCGTTGACGATTTTCTCAGCTTCGTCCCTGATGTACACTTCGGGATTTCTGATCTCAAAGGCGTCCATACCGCCAGAAAATATACTGATGATCTATGTGCCGATTGTCGGCGTGCGCACGTTCGGGACGAGCCGGGCGGTCATCCACTATGCGGAACGCCTGGTCTCGCATGATACGATCCTGCGGATTCTCTCGAAGATGCGGATCCGGCTCTACAATATCCTGGAGCCGCAGGCGCTGTTTCTATCTTCGCGGTTCCGTACCGGGGATATTCTCGGCATGCTGGCCGACGATATTGAATATTTGCAGAATGTGTATCTGCGCACTGTATTCCCAAGCATTATTGCCCTCCTGATCTACGCGGCGGCGGTAATTTCCATTGGCACGTTTGATGTGGCTTTTGCTCTGCTGATGGGACTCTATATGCTGGTGCTGGTAGTTGTGCTGCCGCTGATTTCCCTGCTGCTGACGCAAAAACGCCAGCGTCAGGTGAAGCAGGAGCGCAACCGCCTCTACCAGAAGCTGACGGATGCTGTGCTGGGGATGGGCGACTGGGTGATCAGCGGACGGCAGGGCCAATTCGTGGAAACCTACGAGGCCGATGAGAGAGCTGTCGCCCACACCGACGGAGCGCTGCGTCGCTGGGCGCGCCTGCGCATGTTCATCGGGCAGGCGGTTGTCGGCATCGGCGTGCTGTCGATGCTGTACTGGGCCGCCGGCCAATTCGCGGACGGGGCCATTGCCGGAACGCTGATTGCAGCGTTTGTACTGGTGGTCTTTCCGGTAGCAGATGCTTTCCTGCCGGTCTCGGAAGCGGTAGAGAAGATCCCGCAATACCGCAATTCGCTGGAGCGCCTGTCCGGCGTGGAAGCCGCGGAAGGAAGTATGGCGGGGGCAGCACCGGATTCGGGGAAGGCTGACACTGCGCGCCATGTGGATGCTGCGGTCAAGGCGATCAAGGAAACCGGGCTGGCGCCTATCCGGCTGGAGAATGCCGGTTACCGCTATGCTGCGGGAGATGACTGGTCGATCCGCAATCTGACGCTCGATATTCCGCAAGGCCGGAAGATTGCCGTTATCGGGCGCAGCGGGGCAGGGAAATCGACACTGCTGAAGGTGATTCAGGGCGTCATTTCGCCTTCCGTTGGTTCGGCTACGATTAAGGGGATTGAAGCTTCCGCTTATGGCGAGAGAATTCCGCAGCTTATTGCCGTCCTGAACCAGAGCCCGCACTTGTTCGACACTACCGTAGCCAATAACATCCGGCTTGGTAATCCTGATGCGTCTGATGAGGACATTAAGCAGGCCGCCAAGCTGGCCAAGCTGGATACACTGATCTCATCGCTGCCGGAAGGCTATAACACAGCGGTGCGCGAGGCGGGCCAGCGCTTCTCCGGCGGGGAACGCCAGCGGATAGCCCTGGCACGGATTCTGCTGCAGAATACACCGGTAGTTGTACTCGACGAGCCAACCGTCGGGCTTGACCCGCGTACTGAGCGGGATCTGCTGGCTACTATGTTCGAGGCCATGGAGGGCAAGACGCTGATCTGGGTCACCCACCATCTTGTCGGTGCAGAGCAGATGGACGAAGTGATCTTTATGGAGAACGGGTTCGTGGAAATGCGCGGCACCCATGCCGAGCTGATGGACAAGGAACCGCGATACCGCAAGCTGTATGAGCTGGACCGGCCAAGCGGGTTCGTGAACACGGCAGCAGGAGAATAG
- the cydD gene encoding thiol reductant ABC exporter subunit CydD, translated as MDKNLLGYKGVKPVFLIVGFLTLVQSLSILLLAKSLAEVVSALFAGEPLKEQGATMLLFLLAFLVRHACAMLMSRVSYRFAENTGSSMRRQMMDKLFQLGPRLAGDRGTGNLVTLVLEGVTKFRTYIELIIPRMVGMAVTPVLLLVYIYTLDTSSGVILTLTMPIIIVFMILIGMTARKQMDRQLKSYRTLSNHFVDSLRGLETLKFLGRSRSHSDSIAEVSDRYRSATMRTLRVAFLSSFAMDFFTMLSVASVAVSLGLRLVNEQMTLVTGLTILILAPEYFLPVRLVGADFHATLDGKEAGEAMKDIIDRDTVTAEVLEAGGTETSTAAPSPAAVFTWRQDSVLKLEQVGVKYEADGIASLEGVNLEFKGSAKIGIIGESGAGKSTLVDILGGFLHPTSGSISINGNRVSALTDEEWRKQTSYIPQRPYIFSGTLADNVRFYYPEASTEAVASVMAAAGLSKLVESLPSGLDEMIGGGGRSLSGGQEQRVALARALLSSRPVMLLDEPTAHLDIETEYELKQTMLPLFAGKLVFLATHRLHWMIDMDLIVVMQQGQVAEVGTHPELVARRGAYYELIQSQLEGIH; from the coding sequence ATGGATAAAAATTTGCTTGGGTACAAAGGAGTTAAGCCGGTCTTTCTGATCGTAGGCTTCCTTACCCTGGTGCAAAGCCTGTCCATACTTCTGCTGGCTAAGTCGCTGGCAGAAGTAGTCTCTGCGCTGTTTGCGGGAGAACCGCTGAAGGAACAAGGGGCGACAATGCTCTTGTTCCTTCTTGCGTTTCTTGTACGCCATGCCTGCGCCATGCTGATGAGCCGCGTCTCTTACCGCTTCGCGGAGAACACCGGCAGCAGCATGCGGAGACAAATGATGGACAAGCTGTTCCAGCTGGGACCGAGGCTGGCGGGCGACCGGGGCACGGGAAATCTGGTTACGCTTGTGCTTGAAGGAGTAACGAAGTTCCGCACCTATATAGAGCTTATTATTCCGCGGATGGTAGGCATGGCGGTAACACCGGTCTTGCTTCTGGTATACATCTATACTCTGGATACGTCGAGCGGTGTTATTCTTACCTTGACGATGCCAATTATTATCGTCTTTATGATTCTGATCGGAATGACTGCCCGCAAGCAAATGGACCGCCAGCTGAAGTCCTACCGGACGCTGTCCAATCATTTTGTTGATTCGCTGCGCGGGCTGGAGACGCTGAAGTTTCTCGGGCGCAGCCGCAGTCATAGTGACAGTATTGCCGAGGTCAGTGACCGCTACCGTTCGGCTACAATGCGTACGCTGCGTGTAGCTTTTCTGTCTTCCTTCGCGATGGACTTCTTCACGATGTTATCCGTGGCCTCAGTAGCTGTAAGCCTGGGGCTGCGGCTGGTCAATGAGCAGATGACCCTGGTTACCGGGTTAACCATTCTGATCCTGGCGCCGGAATATTTCCTGCCGGTCCGGCTGGTCGGAGCAGATTTCCATGCTACGCTGGATGGCAAGGAAGCCGGTGAAGCGATGAAGGACATTATCGACCGGGATACGGTAACAGCGGAGGTATTGGAGGCTGGGGGAACGGAAACCTCTACAGCCGCGCCGTCTCCTGCCGCTGTATTTACTTGGCGGCAGGATAGTGTGCTGAAGCTGGAGCAGGTTGGCGTTAAATATGAAGCTGACGGGATTGCCTCGCTGGAGGGCGTTAACCTGGAGTTCAAGGGTTCTGCGAAGATTGGAATTATCGGAGAGAGCGGCGCGGGTAAATCCACACTGGTCGATATCCTGGGCGGCTTTCTGCATCCTACCTCAGGGAGCATAAGCATTAACGGGAACCGTGTCAGTGCGCTTACCGATGAGGAGTGGCGCAAGCAGACCTCATATATTCCGCAGCGGCCGTATATTTTCAGCGGCACGCTGGCGGATAATGTGCGTTTCTATTATCCGGAAGCTTCGACGGAAGCTGTTGCTTCGGTGATGGCCGCCGCTGGATTATCCAAGCTGGTGGAGTCGCTGCCAAGCGGACTGGATGAAATGATCGGCGGCGGCGGCCGTTCGCTCAGCGGCGGTCAGGAACAGCGCGTCGCGCTGGCCCGCGCACTGCTGAGCAGCCGTCCGGTCATGCTGCTCGACGAGCCGACCGCCCATCTGGACATAGAGACGGAATACGAGCTGAAGCAAACAATGCTGCCGCTATTTGCAGGGAAACTTGTGTTTCTCGCCACCCACCGCCTGCACTGGATGATCGATATGGATCTGATTGTCGTGATGCAGCAGGGACAGGTGGCCGAGGTTGGTACCCATCCGGAGCTAGTTGCCCGGCGCGGTGCTTATTATGAGCTTATTCAAAGTCAATTGGAGGGAATCCATTGA
- the cydB gene encoding cytochrome d ubiquinol oxidase subunit II, which translates to MLSLNELWFVLIAVLFIGFFFLEGFDFGVGMETQFLAKNDTERRVLINSIGPFWDANEVWLLTGAGAMFAAFPNWYATLFSGFYIPFVFALLALIARGVAFEFRGKRDSLAWKRTWDACIFFGSFLPPFLLAVVFASFIKGLPIDGDMQMYAGFFDIVNVYTVVAGITVVLLCLVHGLMFTTLRTVGDLQVRARKLAQKLLFPLAALLVAFVIMTYYMTDVFEQRGALLLVLVILGIAAFVLSGYFMTKKKDSWAFGMTGAVMALSVMSIFVGLFPRVMISSIDEAFNLTITNAASGQYSLKVMSIVALTLLPFVLGYQIWSYFIFHKRVHEKEHLEY; encoded by the coding sequence ATGCTTTCTCTTAATGAATTGTGGTTTGTGCTGATTGCGGTATTATTTATCGGATTTTTCTTCCTGGAAGGCTTCGACTTCGGCGTAGGAATGGAAACGCAGTTCCTGGCCAAGAATGATACGGAACGCCGGGTGCTAATCAACTCGATCGGGCCGTTCTGGGATGCGAATGAGGTATGGCTGCTGACGGGTGCGGGCGCGATGTTCGCTGCTTTCCCCAACTGGTACGCAACGCTGTTCAGCGGATTCTATATCCCGTTTGTCTTTGCCCTGCTGGCGCTGATTGCCCGCGGTGTCGCCTTTGAATTCAGAGGCAAACGCGATTCACTGGCCTGGAAAAGAACCTGGGACGCCTGCATCTTCTTCGGCAGCTTCCTTCCGCCGTTCCTGCTGGCAGTAGTGTTCGCGAGCTTCATCAAGGGGTTGCCGATTGACGGTGACATGCAGATGTATGCCGGATTCTTCGACATCGTGAATGTGTATACCGTAGTCGCAGGGATTACTGTAGTGCTGCTTTGCCTGGTGCATGGTTTGATGTTCACTACGCTCCGTACGGTTGGCGATCTGCAGGTTCGTGCGCGCAAGCTGGCGCAGAAGTTATTGTTCCCGCTGGCTGCGCTGCTGGTTGCTTTTGTAATTATGACTTACTATATGACAGATGTGTTTGAACAACGTGGTGCATTGCTGCTGGTATTAGTGATTCTAGGCATTGCCGCCTTCGTTCTGTCCGGCTATTTCATGACCAAGAAGAAGGACAGCTGGGCATTCGGGATGACCGGAGCGGTTATGGCTTTGTCGGTGATGTCGATATTTGTGGGACTGTTCCCGCGGGTTATGATCAGCTCTATTGATGAGGCGTTTAATCTGACGATCACCAATGCGGCTTCGGGCCAGTATTCACTGAAGGTGATGTCGATTGTAGCGCTGACGCTGCTGCCGTTCGTGCTCGGTTATCAGATCTGGAGTTATTTCATCTTCCACAAACGGGTTCACGAGAAGGAGCATCTTGAATACTAA